A portion of the Novosphingobium sp. KA1 genome contains these proteins:
- a CDS encoding HK97-gp10 family putative phage morphogenesis protein, with amino-acid sequence MVAVPKSRLIGAKAHANRLKKLSGEKMVREVGKALFAAGEMIQVEAQISITAGAVSGKKHVVSAPGQPPNNDTGTLAGNIETNQTAPLVVEVSSNAPYAGALEFGTSKMAARPYMAPARDAKRKVAEQLVRRAVDKVVRESKSGDS; translated from the coding sequence GTGGTCGCCGTGCCTAAGTCTAGGCTCATAGGGGCCAAGGCTCATGCGAACCGCCTCAAGAAGCTGTCCGGCGAGAAGATGGTCCGCGAGGTCGGCAAGGCCTTGTTCGCTGCAGGCGAAATGATCCAGGTCGAGGCGCAGATCAGCATCACGGCCGGTGCTGTCAGCGGCAAGAAGCATGTCGTCTCCGCGCCAGGCCAGCCACCTAACAACGACACCGGGACCTTGGCTGGGAATATCGAGACAAACCAAACAGCCCCGCTTGTCGTCGAGGTCAGCAGCAACGCCCCCTACGCGGGCGCGCTGGAGTTCGGCACATCGAAAATGGCCGCCCGCCCGTACATGGCACCGGCTCGCGACGCTAAAAGGAAAGTGGCCGAACAGCTCGTGCGCCGTGCTGTCGACAAGGTTGTGCGCGAGAGCAAATCAGGAGATTCGTAA
- a CDS encoding DUF4054 domain-containing protein gives MPYTRLPLATFKAKYTAFSTLTEESYAIWAAEAEGRVGENYGEQQQSATELLTAHLLALNGVGLAAGVGTLAATGATSFKSGTFSATLSDSVVAQRAKGGYQSTVWGQQFAEIQRRLFSGPRLVGFTGTPC, from the coding sequence ATGCCCTACACCCGCCTTCCCCTTGCCACCTTCAAGGCCAAGTACACCGCATTCTCGACCCTCACCGAGGAATCGTATGCCATCTGGGCTGCTGAAGCCGAGGGCCGCGTCGGTGAGAACTATGGCGAGCAGCAGCAGAGCGCGACCGAGCTGCTCACCGCGCACCTGCTCGCCTTGAACGGCGTGGGCTTGGCCGCAGGCGTCGGCACGCTCGCGGCGACCGGCGCGACCAGCTTCAAGAGTGGAACCTTCAGCGCAACCCTTTCGGATAGCGTCGTCGCCCAGCGCGCGAAGGGCGGGTATCAGTCCACCGTCTGGGGTCAGCAGTTCGCCGAGATCCAGCGCCGCCTGTTCAGCGGCCCGCGCCTCGTGGGCTTCACTGGGACGCCCTGCTGA
- a CDS encoding major capsid family protein, with protein MTKPIFFDSVASAVAHLAAQDTSVAAFIDAIRGIDLNDAQQVNAFLVPQLLRVEQGVYMIKYPAADYAEFMPVDTQGTIWSAGSLYYSGDIAGKPEWFDVAADDMPYADASRTQFLQENWMAAIGYKWNRLDLERGQQLGINILADKADAASKSAERFIHKTALRGDGVKFATGFVNNPLATTVTGAAAITAASDADDDLAIIEDAISSVEQNTGETYQADTIALPSTTFNILRKKRLAGTTMSALQYLRESTDRGPLTIKKTRHLETAGAGGTKRIAAYANTPEVHRFHLPGGGHQLFNSQPYQKGPFSWEVPGLMAIGGYENRIPKAITFVDGV; from the coding sequence ATGACCAAGCCCATCTTCTTCGACAGCGTCGCTTCTGCGGTCGCTCACCTTGCTGCTCAGGACACCTCGGTCGCGGCCTTCATCGATGCCATCCGCGGCATCGACCTGAACGACGCTCAGCAGGTCAATGCCTTCTTGGTCCCGCAACTGCTCCGCGTCGAGCAGGGCGTGTACATGATCAAGTACCCGGCAGCCGACTATGCCGAGTTCATGCCGGTCGATACCCAGGGTACGATCTGGTCGGCGGGCTCGCTTTACTACTCGGGCGACATCGCCGGTAAGCCGGAATGGTTCGACGTGGCTGCGGACGACATGCCCTATGCCGACGCAAGCCGTACCCAGTTCCTGCAGGAGAACTGGATGGCCGCCATCGGCTACAAGTGGAACCGGCTCGATCTCGAGCGCGGCCAGCAGCTGGGCATTAACATCCTTGCCGACAAGGCAGACGCTGCCAGCAAGTCGGCCGAGCGCTTCATCCACAAGACCGCCCTTCGCGGTGACGGGGTGAAGTTCGCGACCGGCTTTGTGAACAACCCTCTGGCGACCACCGTCACCGGCGCCGCGGCCATCACTGCCGCCTCCGACGCCGACGACGATCTCGCGATCATCGAAGACGCCATCAGCTCGGTCGAGCAGAACACGGGCGAGACCTATCAGGCCGACACCATCGCCCTGCCCTCGACCACGTTCAACATCCTGCGCAAGAAGCGCCTGGCCGGCACGACCATGAGCGCGCTGCAGTACCTGCGGGAAAGCACCGACCGTGGCCCTCTGACCATCAAGAAGACGCGGCACCTCGAAACGGCGGGCGCCGGCGGTACCAAGCGCATCGCGGCCTACGCCAATACGCCGGAAGTCCACCGCTTCCACCTGCCCGGCGGTGGCCACCAGCTGTTCAACAGCCAGCCCTACCAGAAGGGGCCCTTCTCGTGGGAAGTCCCCGGCCTCATGGCCATCGGCGGCTACGAGAACCGCATCCCGAAGGCCATCACCTTCGTTGACGGAGTCTGA
- a CDS encoding DUF2190 family protein, which translates to MSALQSTFNEDIPYGYPGMEADGELSNIVSRILEGSTACPFGRFVFKGTADRGASLTPSANVIGVAIAHKGNVVTSSRAADTYAPGDVFPVKERGKIWVASTTAAAKDDQVYVTAAGAITNVATSNTAATGWKFDDTITAAGNVRVVRR; encoded by the coding sequence ATGTCCGCACTTCAGAGCACCTTCAACGAGGACATTCCCTACGGCTATCCGGGTATGGAAGCCGATGGTGAGCTGTCCAACATCGTCTCGCGCATTCTTGAAGGTTCGACCGCCTGCCCCTTCGGCCGGTTCGTCTTCAAGGGTACCGCCGACCGTGGCGCAAGCCTGACCCCATCGGCCAACGTGATTGGCGTCGCCATCGCCCACAAGGGCAACGTGGTGACTTCGAGCCGCGCAGCCGACACCTACGCTCCCGGCGATGTCTTCCCGGTCAAGGAGCGTGGGAAGATCTGGGTCGCCTCGACCACCGCCGCCGCCAAGGACGACCAGGTCTACGTGACCGCCGCCGGCGCCATCACCAATGTCGCCACGAGCAACACGGCCGCCACTGGCTGGAAGTTCGACGACACCATCACCGCCGCGGGCAATGTCCGCGTCGTGCGTCGCTAA
- a CDS encoding DUF2213 domain-containing protein, protein MAVRARAARTGVYQYGGSEVDPDNKHGLRDTALVNVLRDDGTVFDEKSVRSFIGKPVTDDHPADPVTTANWRDHARGTIMGAMRDGDYLAFDLLLTDAEAIAKVEAGKRELSNGYRSDLEFGDFTAADGTKCQARQKSITGNHVALVDRGRAGSECAIKDGFAVCDALPSNLLDSLTQESPVPKIVLIDGLSVDVSNADIAATTITTLMTARDAANNKVAGLETQVATLTAESQTKDAKITTLEQQVKDAKPTPAQLRDAGKALIIVADKAKTLGITVTDEMDEAAIMKATVAKQMGDAAKDWTADQIAASFAVLTKDAKPQGNGVQPLGAPKVISDNAAATQTARAAWLADKQTAYRGQAA, encoded by the coding sequence ATGGCCGTTCGCGCACGCGCGGCCCGCACCGGCGTCTATCAGTACGGCGGCTCCGAGGTAGATCCCGACAACAAGCACGGCCTGCGCGATACGGCGCTGGTCAATGTGCTCCGCGACGACGGCACCGTCTTTGACGAGAAGTCCGTCCGCAGCTTCATCGGCAAGCCGGTCACCGACGACCATCCCGCCGATCCCGTCACCACGGCCAACTGGCGCGACCACGCGCGCGGCACGATCATGGGCGCGATGCGCGACGGCGATTACCTCGCCTTCGACCTGCTGCTGACCGATGCCGAGGCCATCGCCAAGGTGGAAGCCGGCAAGCGCGAGCTGAGCAACGGCTACAGGAGCGACCTCGAATTCGGCGACTTCACCGCCGCCGATGGCACCAAGTGTCAGGCCCGGCAGAAATCCATCACCGGCAACCATGTAGCGCTCGTCGATCGCGGCCGCGCAGGTTCCGAGTGCGCCATCAAGGACGGGTTCGCCGTCTGCGACGCCCTTCCCTCCAACCTTCTCGATTCACTCACTCAGGAGAGCCCTGTGCCGAAGATCGTTCTCATCGACGGGCTTTCCGTCGACGTGTCGAACGCGGACATCGCCGCGACGACCATCACCACCCTCATGACTGCCCGTGACGCCGCCAATAACAAGGTCGCAGGCCTCGAAACCCAGGTCGCCACCCTCACCGCCGAAAGCCAGACCAAGGACGCGAAGATCACCACGCTTGAGCAGCAGGTGAAGGACGCCAAGCCGACCCCGGCCCAGCTGCGCGACGCGGGCAAGGCGCTGATCATCGTTGCCGACAAGGCCAAGACCCTCGGAATCACCGTCACCGACGAGATGGACGAGGCCGCCATCATGAAGGCCACCGTCGCCAAGCAGATGGGCGACGCGGCCAAGGATTGGACCGCCGACCAGATCGCCGCCTCCTTTGCCGTGCTGACCAAGGACGCCAAGCCGCAGGGCAACGGCGTGCAGCCCCTCGGCGCACCGAAGGTGATCAGCGACAACGCTGCCGCCACCCAGACTGCACGGGCCGCCTGGCTCGCCGACAAGCAGACCGCCTATCGCGGTCAGGCCGCCTAA
- a CDS encoding DUF3307 domain-containing protein, whose product MILIALLAAHALADYPLQGDFLSKAKNRTAPIPGVPWQQALGAHVVIHGAAVALITGLWWLFFAEAAIHWLTDDAKCRGKIDFNADQSIHIVCKIVWWCLAVTLA is encoded by the coding sequence ATGATACTCATCGCTCTGCTGGCCGCCCACGCGCTGGCCGACTACCCGCTTCAGGGCGACTTCCTATCGAAGGCGAAGAACCGGACTGCGCCTATCCCCGGTGTCCCATGGCAGCAGGCCCTTGGTGCGCACGTCGTCATCCATGGCGCGGCTGTCGCGCTGATTACCGGCCTGTGGTGGCTGTTCTTCGCCGAAGCGGCCATTCACTGGCTCACCGACGATGCCAAGTGCCGTGGCAAGATCGATTTCAACGCTGATCAATCGATCCACATCGTCTGCAAGATCGTCTGGTGGTGCCTCGCCGTAACGCTGGCCTGA
- a CDS encoding anti-CBASS protein Acb1 family protein, with translation MSGGRIRSIRFKDGFTVDSLTNAVSGFGTHADPRTYNRYLPRNLDQFHIAAAYDGSGMMAKVIDIPALDMVREWRNWQADAKQIKALEAEERRLGLREKVRMAETYRGLGGGALVIITAGDHASELKPEQIAKGGIVAINVVTRWQITGVDYIDEIADPNYGKPTYWRMGNSQANIHPSRVICFRGDPVPPILPVSADERFWGRARVQRVLDAVQNVDTAQGSFASLITKVRNVIIGIPGLMDLVSDADGEAALRRRLSAMILGESMYNAMLRDAGDGTPGAGETIDHRQVNWAGIPDVMMAFATFLSAVSDIPATRLMGKSPDGQNATGDSDTANWNRMVKAKQTLELQPCMDQLDPLLMASAGVMATDDAEVWADWAPLDTPSEKEEADTFNVTMDAVAKLQATGAIPDEAFAKGLQNLMTERGWIPGLEGALAEIPENERFGLNPDDDGTDPSAIQAEGGDPNLAGGGSSAPARRAAVNDAAAFFVDAAPRPLYVQRKLLNGAALIAWAKANGFKSTLAADDLHVTVLYSKTAVDPMKMGESWSGDENGNIRVKPGGPRAIERFGENAVVLLFASWELESRHRSMVDAGGSHDFDEYHPHVTISFDVPDAFDLAALKPYAGALEFGPELFEPLNLDWKRKVTEE, from the coding sequence ATGTCAGGTGGCCGCATCCGATCCATTCGCTTCAAGGACGGATTCACCGTCGATAGCCTGACCAACGCGGTCTCGGGCTTTGGCACTCATGCCGACCCGCGCACCTACAACCGCTACCTGCCGCGCAACCTCGATCAGTTCCACATCGCCGCTGCCTACGACGGCTCCGGCATGATGGCGAAGGTCATCGACATTCCCGCGCTCGACATGGTGCGGGAGTGGCGAAACTGGCAGGCTGACGCGAAACAGATCAAGGCGCTTGAGGCCGAGGAACGCCGGCTTGGTCTGCGCGAGAAGGTCCGCATGGCGGAGACCTATCGCGGACTTGGCGGCGGCGCCCTCGTCATCATCACCGCCGGCGACCACGCCTCCGAGCTGAAGCCGGAGCAGATCGCCAAGGGCGGTATCGTCGCGATCAACGTCGTGACCCGCTGGCAGATCACCGGCGTCGACTACATCGACGAGATCGCCGACCCGAATTACGGCAAGCCCACATACTGGCGCATGGGCAACAGCCAGGCGAACATTCACCCTTCCCGGGTGATCTGCTTCCGTGGCGACCCTGTGCCGCCGATCCTGCCGGTATCGGCGGATGAACGCTTCTGGGGCCGGGCCCGCGTTCAGCGCGTGCTCGATGCGGTCCAGAACGTCGACACCGCCCAGGGCTCGTTCGCTTCGCTGATCACCAAGGTTCGGAACGTCATCATTGGCATTCCGGGCCTGATGGATCTCGTCTCGGATGCTGACGGCGAGGCAGCGCTGCGCCGCCGGCTGTCGGCCATGATCCTCGGCGAGAGCATGTACAATGCCATGCTCCGCGACGCGGGCGATGGCACGCCGGGCGCGGGCGAGACGATCGATCACCGCCAGGTGAACTGGGCGGGCATTCCCGATGTCATGATGGCCTTCGCCACGTTCCTGTCGGCGGTCTCGGATATTCCGGCTACGCGCCTCATGGGAAAGTCGCCCGACGGCCAGAACGCCACAGGAGACAGCGACACCGCGAACTGGAACCGCATGGTGAAGGCCAAGCAGACGCTTGAGCTTCAGCCCTGCATGGACCAGCTCGACCCGCTGCTGATGGCTTCCGCTGGCGTGATGGCAACTGATGATGCCGAAGTCTGGGCAGACTGGGCACCACTCGACACGCCCAGCGAGAAGGAAGAGGCCGACACCTTCAATGTCACCATGGACGCCGTGGCAAAATTGCAGGCCACCGGGGCAATCCCGGATGAGGCATTTGCCAAAGGCTTGCAGAACCTCATGACCGAACGCGGGTGGATACCAGGCCTCGAAGGCGCCCTCGCCGAGATCCCCGAAAACGAGAGGTTCGGGTTGAACCCGGACGACGACGGGACTGACCCGTCTGCCATTCAGGCCGAAGGAGGTGATCCTAATCTAGCCGGCGGCGGGAGTTCCGCGCCCGCCCGCCGTGCCGCCGTCAACGATGCGGCAGCTTTCTTCGTCGATGCCGCACCTCGCCCGCTCTACGTCCAGCGCAAGCTGCTCAACGGCGCTGCGCTGATTGCCTGGGCAAAGGCGAACGGCTTCAAGTCCACGCTGGCCGCCGACGACCTCCACGTGACGGTGCTGTACTCGAAGACCGCCGTCGATCCCATGAAAATGGGCGAAAGCTGGTCGGGCGACGAGAACGGCAACATCCGCGTCAAGCCGGGCGGTCCGCGCGCGATCGAGCGCTTTGGCGAAAACGCCGTGGTGCTGCTATTTGCCTCGTGGGAACTGGAGAGTCGGCACCGGTCCATGGTCGATGCGGGCGGCAGCCACGATTTCGACGAGTACCACCCACACGTCACGATCTCGTTTGACGTTCCGGACGCCTTCGACCTGGCCGCGCTCAAGCCTTACGCGGGCGCGCTGGAGTTCGGGCCGGAGCTTTTCGAGCCCCTGAACCTCGACTGGAAGCGGAAGGTCACCGAAGAATGA
- a CDS encoding DUF4145 domain-containing protein yields MKHHMNAAEAFATLNVGEGIPYPSDTSHICAHCGTYALHTWGIVQGVVMWGQKFRPVSEPMMHLAACSACSQETVFANGKLALPADITAPAPSSDLPQDLMADFEEARKIHMQSPRGAAALLRLVVQKLCPILGSEKKDINGAIGELVEKGVITGALQQALDSVRVIGNEAVHPGELDLKDDSITVHSLFMLINFIVQKAITEPKEIDAIYQSLPAGKLAGIAARDKQKP; encoded by the coding sequence ATGAAGCACCACATGAATGCGGCGGAGGCCTTTGCTACTCTCAATGTAGGTGAGGGTATTCCGTATCCTTCAGATACGTCGCACATTTGTGCGCATTGCGGAACATATGCGCTACATACTTGGGGGATCGTCCAAGGCGTCGTGATGTGGGGGCAGAAATTTCGTCCTGTCAGCGAGCCGATGATGCATTTAGCTGCATGCTCTGCGTGTAGCCAGGAAACAGTTTTTGCTAACGGGAAGCTGGCTTTGCCGGCTGATATTACTGCCCCTGCACCTTCGTCGGATCTGCCCCAAGATCTTATGGCAGATTTCGAAGAAGCTCGGAAAATTCATATGCAATCCCCACGCGGGGCGGCAGCGTTGTTGCGTTTGGTTGTCCAAAAGCTCTGCCCAATTCTCGGTTCCGAAAAGAAGGATATTAACGGGGCAATTGGCGAGCTTGTAGAAAAAGGTGTTATTACAGGCGCTTTGCAGCAAGCGTTGGATTCAGTCCGGGTTATTGGAAACGAAGCAGTTCATCCTGGCGAACTTGATTTGAAAGATGATTCTATAACTGTTCACTCGCTTTTCATGTTGATTAATTTCATTGTGCAAAAGGCCATCACCGAGCCAAAGGAAATTGATGCCATCTATCAGTCCCTGCCTGCCGGAAAACTCGCTGGGATTGCTGCAAGGGATAAGCAAAAGCCTTAG
- the terL gene encoding phage terminase large subunit, with the protein MSPAVGILSEPNDHPVAGIGHNGGPQITAETIKPQPGPQTAFLSSAADIAIYGGGAGGGKTWGLLMEPLRHIANPGFGAVFFRRSTVQIRNEGGLWDESAVLYPQVGGDPKEHTLSWSFPTGASVSFAHLEHDKTRFNWQGSQIPLICFDELTHFTAVQFWYMVSRNRSMCGVRPYIRATCNPDADSWVADLIAWWIDRDTGLPIPERAGKLRWFVRVGEDLKWADSPEDLACYTMINDAGEQVPIPAKSLTFIPAKLTDNKALMAADPGYMASLLALPLVERERLLGGNWKIRPAAGLYFQRAWCRVVDAIPAGTVFARGYDLAATPRTAENPDPDATASTKIGRTPDGRFIVVDSGADCLSPNGVENLIINTASQDGKACLIYLPQDPGQAGKAQVQNLKLKLAGYNVRSSPESGDKVTRFGPFSAQAEAGNVDVLRGPWNEAWFSANENFPSAKHDDTPDSTSRAFGAIALGARYNIRNA; encoded by the coding sequence ATGAGCCCCGCAGTCGGAATCCTCTCAGAGCCTAACGATCATCCGGTAGCGGGCATCGGCCACAACGGCGGGCCGCAAATCACCGCCGAGACGATCAAGCCACAACCCGGCCCGCAGACCGCGTTCCTTTCTAGCGCGGCCGACATCGCCATTTACGGCGGCGGCGCCGGCGGCGGCAAGACGTGGGGCCTACTCATGGAGCCGCTGCGGCACATCGCCAATCCCGGCTTTGGCGCGGTGTTCTTCCGCCGCTCCACCGTCCAGATCCGCAACGAAGGCGGCCTGTGGGACGAAAGCGCCGTCCTTTACCCGCAAGTCGGCGGCGATCCGAAGGAACACACGCTTTCCTGGTCGTTCCCCACCGGCGCCAGCGTCAGCTTCGCCCACCTCGAACACGACAAGACCCGCTTCAACTGGCAGGGCTCGCAGATCCCGCTGATCTGCTTCGACGAGCTGACGCACTTCACCGCGGTCCAGTTCTGGTACATGGTCAGCCGCAACCGCTCGATGTGCGGCGTCCGGCCCTACATCCGCGCCACGTGCAATCCTGACGCGGATAGCTGGGTTGCCGACCTCATCGCATGGTGGATCGACCGGGACACCGGCCTTCCTATCCCCGAGCGCGCAGGCAAGCTGCGGTGGTTCGTCCGTGTAGGCGAAGACCTGAAGTGGGCAGACAGTCCCGAAGACCTCGCCTGCTACACCATGATCAACGACGCGGGCGAGCAGGTCCCGATCCCCGCGAAGTCGCTAACGTTCATTCCGGCCAAGCTGACCGACAACAAGGCGCTGATGGCCGCCGATCCGGGTTACATGGCGTCACTGCTGGCGCTGCCGCTGGTCGAGCGCGAGCGCTTGCTGGGCGGCAACTGGAAAATCCGGCCCGCCGCCGGCCTTTACTTCCAGCGCGCCTGGTGCCGGGTTGTCGATGCGATCCCGGCCGGGACCGTCTTCGCTCGCGGCTATGACCTCGCTGCCACGCCGCGCACAGCCGAGAACCCCGACCCGGACGCGACGGCGTCGACCAAGATCGGCCGCACGCCCGATGGCCGGTTCATCGTGGTCGACAGCGGAGCCGACTGCCTCAGCCCGAACGGCGTCGAGAACCTGATCATCAACACAGCTTCGCAGGACGGCAAGGCGTGCCTGATCTACCTGCCGCAGGACCCCGGCCAAGCCGGCAAGGCCCAGGTGCAGAACCTCAAGCTCAAGCTGGCGGGATACAACGTGCGATCGTCACCGGAATCGGGCGACAAGGTCACGCGCTTCGGGCCGTTCTCGGCACAGGCGGAAGCGGGCAATGTCGATGTGCTGCGCGGCCCTTGGAACGAGGCATGGTTCTCGGCCAACGAGAACTTCCCCAGCGCCAAGCACGATGACACACCAGACAGCACCTCTCGGGCGTTCGGGGCCATCGCGCTTGGCGCGCGCTACAACATCAGGAACGCCTAA
- a CDS encoding HNH endonuclease yields the protein MADLLAFAAPEDEEWRGTKRQRDALRAKFDGKCAYCGCDLGKTMHADHIEPVIRITTDAWGKPLPADEKRMIKPERNRVGNMMPACAPCNIHKGGYPLEAWRAYIQRSAEIVRKQTSTFRTGERFGIITVSAEPVIFYFERVAARLTAAA from the coding sequence ATGGCCGACCTGCTCGCGTTCGCCGCGCCGGAAGATGAAGAATGGCGCGGCACCAAGCGACAGCGGGATGCCCTGCGCGCCAAGTTCGACGGTAAGTGTGCCTATTGCGGTTGTGACCTGGGCAAGACGATGCATGCGGACCACATAGAGCCGGTGATCCGGATCACAACCGACGCTTGGGGCAAGCCACTACCCGCCGATGAGAAGCGGATGATCAAGCCGGAGCGCAACCGGGTGGGCAACATGATGCCCGCCTGCGCGCCCTGCAACATCCACAAGGGCGGGTACCCGTTGGAGGCATGGCGCGCCTACATCCAGCGCTCGGCCGAGATCGTGCGCAAGCAGACTTCAACCTTTCGGACTGGCGAGCGGTTCGGGATCATTACCGTTAGCGCTGAGCCGGTGATATTCTACTTCGAGCGTGTTGCAGCGAGGTTGACCGCCGCCGCATGA
- a CDS encoding DUF2280 domain-containing protein, protein MTDEVKAYVIQALASFDTPSQVATALKDEFGIELTPQAIQTYDPTKHAGRNLSQKWRVMFDAARKAFTEDSSHIPIAHRSTRLRALQRMATAAERKGNFPLAAQLHKQAAEEMGNAYTNKREITGKDGKDLPAAAPAVAIFALPDNGRDNPA, encoded by the coding sequence ATGACCGACGAAGTGAAGGCCTACGTAATTCAGGCGCTGGCGTCGTTCGACACGCCGTCCCAGGTAGCTACCGCGCTCAAGGACGAATTCGGCATCGAGCTGACCCCGCAGGCGATCCAGACCTACGACCCTACCAAGCACGCCGGACGCAACCTGTCCCAGAAATGGCGGGTGATGTTCGATGCGGCTCGCAAGGCGTTCACCGAGGACTCTTCGCACATCCCGATCGCGCATCGGTCCACCCGGTTGCGGGCGCTTCAGCGCATGGCCACCGCCGCCGAGCGTAAGGGCAACTTCCCCCTGGCCGCCCAGCTCCACAAGCAGGCCGCCGAAGAGATGGGCAACGCCTACACCAACAAGCGCGAGATCACCGGCAAGGACGGCAAGGACCTGCCCGCTGCGGCGCCGGCCGTCGCGATCTTCGCTCTCCCCGATAATGGAAGGGACAACCCAGCATGA
- a CDS encoding putative metallopeptidase → MSRPYPPHDLATLSDLEMLDRFVPAPDLLEWIRATFLEEASPLFNIEHAHLRDAALGVLWTNCDNSKQMRAVIGQAELMPPMAMGKWQRARAIQQIEEWFDGMPDFLLTFSAPAAAGMDDPSFCALVEHELYHCAQKLDEFGMPKFKQDGTPSFALRGHDVEEFVGVVARYGAEAAGVSAMVDAAKAGPTIGRASIAGICGTCSLKVA, encoded by the coding sequence ATGAGCCGTCCCTACCCGCCCCACGACCTCGCCACCCTCTCTGATCTGGAGATGCTGGACCGGTTCGTCCCCGCGCCGGACCTGCTGGAGTGGATCCGCGCCACGTTCCTGGAAGAGGCGAGCCCGCTCTTCAACATCGAGCACGCCCACCTCCGCGATGCCGCCCTCGGCGTGCTCTGGACCAACTGCGACAACAGCAAGCAGATGCGCGCCGTGATCGGCCAGGCCGAGCTGATGCCACCGATGGCGATGGGCAAGTGGCAGCGCGCCCGTGCGATCCAGCAAATCGAAGAGTGGTTCGATGGGATGCCCGACTTCCTGCTGACGTTCAGCGCGCCGGCTGCTGCCGGGATGGACGATCCCTCGTTCTGCGCCCTGGTAGAACACGAACTCTACCACTGCGCCCAGAAGCTCGACGAGTTCGGGATGCCCAAGTTCAAGCAGGACGGGACGCCATCGTTCGCTCTCAGAGGCCACGACGTCGAAGAGTTCGTTGGTGTCGTCGCTCGGTACGGCGCGGAGGCCGCTGGCGTCTCCGCCATGGTCGATGCGGCGAAGGCTGGCCCAACAATCGGACGTGCATCGATCGCCGGCATCTGTGGCACCTGCTCATTGAAGGTTGCTTGA
- a CDS encoding DUF1064 domain-containing protein, which translates to MKPRNKFGARKTPCQLGHKHASAKEARRCNDLHLLQRAGQIVGLEVEPTFTFAIEGKPVVHLNGRRAVYTPDFSYIENGQKVCEDVKGGSATNTEASTLRLAFARAMWPSIDWRTV; encoded by the coding sequence GTGAAGCCCCGCAACAAGTTCGGCGCCCGCAAGACGCCCTGCCAACTCGGCCACAAGCACGCCAGCGCCAAGGAAGCGCGGCGCTGCAACGACCTCCACTTGCTCCAGCGCGCCGGGCAGATTGTCGGCTTGGAAGTCGAGCCTACCTTCACCTTCGCCATTGAAGGCAAACCGGTGGTCCACCTGAACGGCCGCCGCGCCGTCTACACCCCCGATTTCTCATACATCGAGAACGGCCAGAAGGTCTGTGAAGACGTGAAGGGCGGATCCGCGACCAACACGGAAGCCTCCACCCTGCGCCTCGCCTTCGCGCGCGCCATGTGGCCCTCGATCGACTGGAGGACCGTTTGA
- a CDS encoding LexA family transcriptional regulator, with protein MIGLTTQQSRLLSYLKSYLASTGGVAPSVREIVQALGLGSKSAAHRLLTKLEERGHLRRIPYRARAIEVVDIGSLHGVATTDLVAELARRGIAVLQSDQEVSQALLVDGRP; from the coding sequence ATGATCGGCCTCACCACACAACAGAGCCGCCTGCTCTCCTACCTTAAGAGCTATCTTGCGAGCACGGGCGGAGTAGCCCCCAGCGTCCGTGAGATTGTGCAGGCCCTCGGGCTCGGGTCCAAGAGCGCCGCCCACCGCCTTCTGACCAAGTTGGAAGAGCGCGGTCATTTGCGCCGCATCCCGTACCGAGCGCGCGCGATCGAGGTCGTAGACATTGGCTCCCTGCACGGCGTGGCCACTACCGATCTCGTCGCCGAACTGGCGCGCCGGGGCATCGCCGTCCTCCAGTCCGATCAGGAAGTCTCGCAGGCTCTCCTCGTTGACGGGCGGCCATAA
- a CDS encoding helix-turn-helix transcriptional regulator, whose protein sequence is MDKPSPRELREATGISQSYASMIASGVRPPSRPLAIHIFRRTGWKPEIISDLTDEQIAMLEQVEPWTPRQDAAA, encoded by the coding sequence ATGGACAAACCATCGCCCCGAGAGCTGCGTGAAGCTACTGGCATCAGTCAGTCCTACGCCAGCATGATCGCAAGCGGCGTGCGGCCACCGTCGCGCCCACTCGCCATCCACATCTTCCGCCGCACTGGATGGAAGCCCGAGATCATTTCCGATCTGACGGATGAGCAGATCGCAATGCTCGAACAGGTCGAGCCGTGGACGCCCCGGCAGGACGCTGCAGCATGA